AGGTTGCGCAGGTCACGGCGCATCACGGCGAAGTCCTTGACGACGATCGCCCACACTGGCGATCCCCGTCCGGTCCGCCGCCGGGCGCCCGCCGCGAGGCGCTTGGCCGGCCGCCGCCTACGCGTGCTGGCCACCGAGACGCTCGCCCAGCCGCTGTAGTACAGCCGCTCCGAGAGCACCAGCGCCCCTCCGAAGACGGCGGCGCACAGGAGCAGCACGCCCAGCAGCATGCCACCCCCGAGCCACTCACCCTGCCCGACTCGAACCAGGCCGCGCCCGGCCCACGCCACCGGCGACCATGGGGTATCGAAGCGAGACACCAGCCTCGCCGCCTGCTGCAGCTGAGCTTCCTCCATGTTCGACATGCGCGCGAACTGACCCGACTGCGAGCATAAGATGGTGAACACGGCGCCAACAAAGCCGAGGATCTCGGCTGCCCGGCGCGCCGGGAAGACGTGCACCACGCCCATCACCAGCATGCCGGCCAGCCCGGCGGCAGCCAGCGCCAGCGCCACGAGGGACAGGATCACGAGCGGATAGTAGAGGAGGTTGTAGCCTTCGGCCGACCCCAGCCCAAAGAGCACCGGCAGCGCCAGCAGCGAAATCAGGGCCAGGTTGGGGACGATCGCCTGCAGCAGCTTGCTCAGGAACACGGCGCGGATCGGCACCGGGGCGGCGAGAAGGAAGTCCATGTCGCCCGCCAGGTAAAGCGCCTGCAGCAGCAGGCCGAAGCTGGTCAGCAGGATGGTCAGGAAGGCGACGCCCATCAACATGACCGGGATGCTCTCAGTCAGATCCGGCATGTTGGGCAGGAGGCGCAGGAACTCTTCCGAGCGGATCAAGCCGAGCACCATCCGGCTGACAAAGAACATCATCATCATCAAGCCGGCCAAGGCGACCGCCGTGACAATGCGGGCGATGCGATTGCGGGTCTTGCCGCGCCGGAAACCGTTGAACCAGAGGAGCAGCTGCAGACGCAGCAGCTTCCAGGTGGCGGGGAGCAGGCGGGCGTCGATCTCGCTCGCTCCGTCTCGCTCCGTGGAGATGGCCGTCGACGTCATGCTGGCCTACTTGAGCACGTCAGCGATCTCGGCATACTCGGCGCCGCCGGTCAGGGTGAGGAAGATGTCCTCCAGGCGGCTCTCGCCTGTGCCGACACTGCGCAGCTCGTCCATGGTGCCGGCGGCGATCAAGCGACCCTGGTTGATGATGCCGATGCGGTCACACATGCGCTCGGCGATCTCGAGGATGTGCGTCGACAGAAACACCGCCGCCCCGCGGTCCGCCAGCTGGCGCAGAATGTCCTTGATCAGGCGCGCCGACTTGGGGTCGAGGCCGACGGTCGGCTCGTCGAGCACCAGGACCTTCGGGTCGTGCACCAGCGCCGCCGCCAGCGACGCTTTCTGGCGCATGCCGTGCGAGTAAGAGTCGAGGGTGTCGTTGGCGGCGTCGGTCAGGTCGAACAGGCGCAGCAGCTCGTCGGAGCGGCGGTCGACCTGGCCGGCGTCGACGCCGTACAGATCGCCGACGAAACGCAGCAGCTCACGCGCGGTCAGCTTGGGATACAGGTGGGGCTCGTCGGGGACGTAGCCGCTGGCGGCCTTGGCGGGGATCGGCTCGCGCTGGACATCGTAGCCGCCGACGCGCACCGTCCCGGAGGTTGGGCGCAGCAGGCCGACGATGGCCTTGATGGTCGTCGTCTTGCCGGCACCGTTGGGGCCAAGGAAGCCGAAGATCTCGCCGCCGTAAATGTCGAGCGTGACATCGTCGACGGCGGCTTTCTCACCGAACTTCTTGACCAGGTTGCGGAGTTCGATCAGGGAGGGTGAAGTGGACATCGCGCGGTGCGCTTCCTTCTAGCTCATTGCTGCTCGCGTGGCGGGGGCGAGGGCGAAGGTCGACATCATTATACCGAGCGGGTGCTGGGCAGGCTGAGGTGGCGCAGACAGTCCGCTGACAGCCATCAGCCTTTGGGCGTCGTGCCATCGTGGGGGGCCAGGGGACGGTGCTTGCGGCCCCCTCCCTCTAAGCCCCTCGCGAAGCACCCCCGAAGCGAAGCGGAGGGGGCAACTCCCCCTCACCCCTCCCCCTGCAAGCGGCGGTCGGGGCACCGTGCGCTCGACGAGCCGAACCGCCGCGCAAGCTCCGAGGCGCCCCTCGCACCCGAGGCGCGGGGTGCACAATTGACGCCCAACAAGCGCGGCACGGAGAGGCCTCAATGGCGCAACCCGAGAGATCGTTGCGCCGCGGCGGTTGGGTGCCTCTTGCGTAAACCCACGCTATCCGCCGCTTGCGAGGGTGGGGGAAGGGGGTATGAGGGGGTAGGGGGGAGGGGAAAGTACTTCCCCTCTCCCCTACCCCCTCGGAACCAGGCCGCCGTACGACTGTCGAAGGGCATCTCGCGCCCGAGGAGAGATGCGCGCCCAGCCGGAAACGACCCCAGAACGAAAGCGATGTGAGGGATTCCATTCTTCCCCCATCTCACTCGCGCAGCACCTCCGCATCACGGCGGAGGTGCTGAGGGCGGAGACCCCGATGAAGGCAGGGGTGGTTGACCTCGGCTCAAGTTCTCACTCGCGTGGCAGCTCCTCGATCCACCTCCACGCCACGACCCCCAGACGCCGCAGCAGATCTATGGCGTTCTCTCGGTCCATGTCGGTATTGTCCTCAAAACGCATCCAGAAAGCTTCCCACCAACCCTCCGGCTCTTCCTTGGGACCGTCGTACTCGGTCGGGCGATCCGACGGGCCATCGACCACCAGGCTGCCCACGTAGTCGCCGTCGGCATACACCCGGTCGATCTGATCGGCGATGGCCTCGACGTCGGCTTCGGTCACGATCCCGTCACTGGTCGCCTTGTAGAACTGGACCGTGACCCGGATTGGGAACCGAGCGTCGCGCCGGATGGCCAGGCCGTCGACCTCGGTGAATGGGCCCTCCACCGCGCCATGGCCGATCACCGCCGCCTCGACATCGGACTTGGCCGCAGACTCCAACATCATCTGCGCCTCGCCGACCATCGGCAGGAGGTCGGTGAGCTCGACCTTCTGGCGCAGCGGCACCTGGATGATCAGCACCATGTTCAGCCCGCTCTCGCCAGCCGCCTCGGTGGAGTTGGGGCCAATCGGCCGGATCTGCCCGAAGTCGCTCAGCCGTACCCCGGTGAACGAGGCCCGCTCGCCGTCCTGGTTGAAGAACAGGCGCTGGCCCCAGGACCAGCCGGCCGGGAAGGCGTCGCGCGTGTTGTCAATGACGGTGGCGCTCGTGCCCTCACGCGTGGCTACGATCGTCAGCACGGCCGGGTCGCCTTCATAGGACTGATAGTTGAAGATCACCGGGTTGAACTCGGCGATCCCCTCTTGCGGGACGGGCAAGAACGCCGCCTGTGCACTGACCAGGACGTGTGAGTCGCGGGAGGCCAGAAGCGAGTCACCGCGGGATGCCCACGAGTCAGGTTCACTCAGGTAGCGCCGGAAGTGCTTCAGATACTCGGTCAGCGTGATGCGCTCTAGATCGTCGCCGAGCTCGTTGCCCACCAGCAGGTAGAAGTCGTCGGGCGAGATGTCAGCCGTGAGGTCAGTGTAGTTGGGGTAGCGGATGACCGGCATCAGGGTTAGGGCGCAGTCGGGCGACCCTTCCAGTTGGTGCTGGACCTGGATCGTGAGGTCGGAGATGTTCGGCCCGACGGAGGATCCGTAGTAGCGGCCGGTATCTTCCCAGGTCAGGTTGATCAGGTCCAGGCCGTGCTGCTGCGCCATGCGCAGCGCCTCTTCATCCCAGACCATCTCAGACGTGCGCTGGATAGCTTCCACATACTGCGGATCGGAAGGGCAGGCGGGCGGTCTTGACTTGTCGCGGAGGGGATCGGGCGGCCTCGCTGTGGCGCCGATGGACCCGAGGGAGACCAGGGCAGCGAGCAGAATGGGGTGTATGAGCTTGGACATCGGGAACCTCCTTGTCAAGCGGCAGCTTGCTTGCTCTGCATGCACAGACGCCGCGCATGGCGCCGAGGTTCCCGAGCGGATCTGGAGCATGTGCAAGTACCTGAGCCGAAGGCGCGATGTGGCCCTCCGGTGCCGCGCGATTCGCCATCCCGCCCCTTCCCTCGCGAAGCACCCTGGTAGGGCCCCCTTCAGGGGGAGGGGCGTCTTGGGGATGCGGGAGACCTTCGGTCTTCCGCATCCCCAGACAGTGAAGAGTATTCACCGCAGGGCCAAAGCTTCAGAGCGAAACGGTCCAAGCCAAGCAAATTGAACCGCGACGGAATGCTGCAGCTTCGTCTCCGATGCCCTCGGTCAAGGCAACGCGGTGGATGGTCAATCCGACCAGGGGGCGGGCTTGCGGTCCCAGCGGTGCAACCGCAACTGCTCGATCAGCCCGGCCTCCAGCCCGCCCGCATCGCTCGCCGCCAGGTTTGTTTCCACGTGAGGCGTTTTGCGCATACCCGGGATGACCGTGCTGACATCCGGGTTGGACAAGATGAATCGCAGCGCCATCTCGGGCATCGTCATCCCAGGCGGGATCACCGGCCGCAGCGCCTCGGCGCGCTCGACCGACGCCTCTAGGTTGCCCGGCGCGAAGTAGATGTTGCGCCAGTCGCCCTGCGGCCAGCGCGCCTCCGCCGTCAGCGTGCCGGTGAGCGTGCCCTCATCGAAGGGGACGCGGGCGATCACGGCGACGTCGAGCTGGCGGCAGACCGGGAATAAGGCATCTTCCGGCGCCTGGTCGAAGATGTTGTAGATCACTTGCACGGCGTCGACCAGCCCGGTGCGCAGGGTGCGAATGCCGTTCTCCGGCTCCCAGCGGTTCAGGCTGAGGCCGACCGCCTGGACTAGTCCCCGCCGCTTCAAGTCCTCAATTTCCCGCTGCCAGTGGTCATCCTCGGCCCATCCATCCTCCCAGACATGGAACTGGATCAGGTCGATGGACTCCAGCCCGAGGTTGTGCAGGCTGGTCTCGGTGTAGCTGCGAATGTGATCCGGCGGGAAGACCTGCTCCAGGGCATAGTCCGGCCGGGAGGGCCACTTCTGATTCTTGGGCGGGATCTTGGTTGCGACGACCAGCCGGCGGCCGGGATGGGCCCGCACAAGACGGCCGAGCAGCCGCTCCGAGTGACCGTCGCCGTAGGCCCGGGCTGTATCAAAGAAGGTGCAGCCGAGCTCCACAGCCCGCTCGAGCGAGCGCATCGACTCGGCGTCGTCGGAGCCGGTCCAGTCCCCCCCCGCCAGGCCCCACATGCCGTAACCCATCTCACTCACCTGCCAACCGACTCGACCGAAGGTCCGCAGTTTCATGTTTGCCGCCCTCCTCAGGCTCGCAGGGTCAGTTGTACCACCGCCCGTCTCGAGGGGTAAGCGGCTGCCTGGTGCAGAGGTAGAAGGGCCATCGCCGAGGAGGGTGCCCGGCCTCGCCTGCAACTCGAGCCCCCGTCTCGATCCGCCATGCCGCAATGCCGCGGGGATGCAGGGCGTCCCCTGCCGCTGACAACCGCGGCCGGTCGCCCGGTCGACCTGGACGGCGCTACCGTTTGCGGCGGCCTTGTGGGCCGGTTCACAAATGCGCAGGTGATCTCCCCACCGGACCCCCGGCGGTCCCTCGGCGATTCCGGTCACCCCAAGTGCATCAAGTTGGTTTTCTTTGTATACTATCTACTGGTGAGGCAGCCAACCTCCGGCGACTCCGCCCCCTGTCGCCTCGAGCAAGTG
This sequence is a window from Anaerolineales bacterium. Protein-coding genes within it:
- a CDS encoding ABC transporter ATP-binding protein — encoded protein: MSTSPSLIELRNLVKKFGEKAAVDDVTLDIYGGEIFGFLGPNGAGKTTTIKAIVGLLRPTSGTVRVGGYDVQREPIPAKAASGYVPDEPHLYPKLTARELLRFVGDLYGVDAGQVDRRSDELLRLFDLTDAANDTLDSYSHGMRQKASLAAALVHDPKVLVLDEPTVGLDPKSARLIKDILRQLADRGAAVFLSTHILEIAERMCDRIGIINQGRLIAAGTMDELRSVGTGESRLEDIFLTLTGGAEYAEIADVLK
- a CDS encoding aldo/keto reductase, with product MKLRTFGRVGWQVSEMGYGMWGLAGGDWTGSDDAESMRSLERAVELGCTFFDTARAYGDGHSERLLGRLVRAHPGRRLVVATKIPPKNQKWPSRPDYALEQVFPPDHIRSYTETSLHNLGLESIDLIQFHVWEDGWAEDDHWQREIEDLKRRGLVQAVGLSLNRWEPENGIRTLRTGLVDAVQVIYNIFDQAPEDALFPVCRQLDVAVIARVPFDEGTLTGTLTAEARWPQGDWRNIYFAPGNLEASVERAEALRPVIPPGMTMPEMALRFILSNPDVSTVIPGMRKTPHVETNLAASDAGGLEAGLIEQLRLHRWDRKPAPWSD